The nucleotide sequence CGAAGCAGGTACTGGATGATTTTTTCGGAACATTTGAAACCACACCTTCCTGGCTGGATCATGATAAAATTGACAAAGGAATAGAATTGAGCCAGCGTTCGGGCATACCCGGCCTGCTGGTATTGCGCAACTATTGTTTAATGGGCGGCTATGAATCCGCTGCCATCAATAAGCCACTGATCTATACCGGAGCATTGAAGAAAGGTGCTGCCAAGCGGCTTACCGAAACCACACTATTCTGGGTGAACATTACCCGTACCGGAGCTTTTAAGAAAAACGGTAACGGGCTGTTTCATGTGATCAGCACACGCCTGATCCACTCGTATTCAAGAGTAAGCATTTTAGACAAAACAGACTGGGACACGGCGCAGTGGGGTATACCGCTGAATACCTGGGACATGCTGGCCACCCAGCTGGGGTTTTCGCTGGTCTTTCTTACCGGCCTGCGGCGGATGGGCTTCCGGCCCTCGGCCGAAGAAACAGCAGGGCTCTTTCATTTGTGGAAATACATCGGATACCTGTTAGGCATTCCGTTGGAACTGCTGCCGGAGAACGAACAGGAGGCCATAGAAGCGTTGTATTACTGGACGATGACGCAGTCGAAGGGCGATGCGGACTCTGTTGCGCTGGCAAAAGCGCTGATCAGCGAAACGGTGGACTCCGGTTTTCCCCGCCAGGTGTTATTGCGGAAACTGATGCAGCAGCTGCACCTGTTTTACAATTATTACTTTTTAGGCACATACTCCTGCCGGCTGTTGCAGATCCCCAAACCGGTGGTCGGGAATATTGCCCACCTGTTCTTATGGCGCCTGCGCTGGCTGGAAGGGAAAATGAAGCGGCCGGAATTCCGGGAAAAGGCCATCCGGAATGGTGGCGCGCGGCAGGCCAATGCTTTGGATATCTATCTGAAGTACAAGCGGCATTAACCGGAACGGCCTTCCTGTTAAAAGAAGTAAACTGGATATCAATCAGGACAACTGCGGGTCTGATAGCTGCGGGTGCCATCCTTTTGCAATTGCTCAATGGTATAGATCCTTCTGAAATGTCCGTCAGGATTCTTTTTTAGCAGGGCAATCCCCGCTTTATATTTCTGAAGTATGAAAGCCAGCGCTGCTTCTTCAGACGCACCACCCCAGCCTTTCAGCTGATTGATCTCCTCAGTCAGTGTACCGGGAAATGTAGGCTGGTAGCGCCTGCCTGCAGCAGTATCATGAATGCCGGCGCGTCTTGGAAAGTGCTTGTTAAAGTCGGCGGCATCCTGTAAACACGCAAGAACCAGTGCGTAAACCGTGCCATCGGGCAGCAGGATGAATTTTTGATAGGTTCCGCTGGTTGCTGTTGCCTGGTCGATGAAATGATAAAGATCACCACTTGAAGGCGGGCGGTTTTCCGGGTGGTTGTGCAGGTCTGCAAAGCGGTTGCTGATGGCCGGCGCAATTGTGCTGTTTGATGTGCCGTTGCTGACAGCAGACCGGATGATGGTGCCCCGGGGATCCCTTCCAAACGACAGCGCGTGTTCCCTGCCATCGGCAGCTGCGATAGCGATGGCTGTTAATGCGGCTTTACAGGAGTTGGTCTTTGAAAAAAGTGTCGCCTGCTCTGCTGCCGGCTGTGTTTCCCGGCAGGGAGCATAGCCCTGGCGTGCCGCTCCTGAGCGCGGACCGGAGCAGCAATAGTCAAAAAAAACAAAAACGATCAGCAACAGCAGGCCTTCTCTTCTGCCCGGAATAAAACGGGTCATAGCGGCTTTGCGTTTTGCTGCATATAAGCTGCAATATGCCGCTCGCTGCTGTCCTCGCTTTTTGAAAGGGTATGGATGATCTTTTCCTGTTCATTCGCCGTTTTATTCTGGCTGAGTTTTTTCTTTCCCTGTATTTCCGTTGCCCGGATCTTAAAGGCGGTGATGCCCTGGCTCATTTTGTATTTGAAATCCTCCGGAAGCCGCTCGTATTGTGCTTTGTAGGCTTCTTCATAATGCGCCACTGTCTGGTCCAGTATACCGAAGACTTCCTCCTGTTTTGTAATCAGGGTACCCTTTCCGTAAACATGAACGGCAATATAGTTCCAGGTAGGCACATTTAACTCCTTTTCATAATGAGTGGGGGAAATATAAGCATGAGGTTCCTGGAAAATGACCAGCACGCTTTCATTATTTTCAACCTGTTTCCACTGGGGGTTCGCCCGGGCAAAATGCGAGATTAAAACAAGTTCCCCCGCATCCTGTTCCACAAGAAAAGGAAGATGCGTGGCTACGGGAAGGCCATCCGGTGCAGCAGTGATGATGGTTCCGAATGAAAAGCGTTCGATAAAAGAACGGATCTCGTCCTGACCGGTCATTTTATTGATCGACGGGATATACACAGTAGCAAATATTAGTTAATAAAAATCAGGGCTGTCCGTTTCCGGGTGCAGTTCCTCCAAAGTTAATTGCTTTCTTTGAAATCGATCCGCATTGCATTGCCGCTTTTCACTGATAACGGTTTACCAATAACCTTTTCACTATTAACTTTTCACCTGAAACCTTTCCCCGCGGCGGAGAAATGATTAATTTAGCATAGCTGCAATTGTAATGGCTGCAGCTGTTTGTGTAAAAATGAATTAAGATCTTAGTATGGAGAACGAACCGTTACTGGAAGTACATTATATCAACCGGAGCGGCTGGTTGCGCGCTGCTGTATTGGGCGCCAATGACGGGATCCTGTCCACATCAAGCCTGGTGATCGGTGTGGCCGCTGCAACAGAGCTCCGGAACCCCATTATACTGGCCGCGCTTGCCGGCATTGTGGCAGGTGCCTTTTCCATGGCGGCAGGTGAATACGTATCAGTAAGTTCGCAATCCGATATTGAAACGGCCGATCTGAAACGGGAGGAACGGGAGCTGGCCACGATGCCGGATATTGAATTAAAAGAACTGGCAAAGATCTATGAGCGTCGTGGGTTAGCGCCGGAGCTCGCAATGGAAGTAGCTGGTGCACTTACCGCGCACAATGCACTGGAGGCACATGCAAAGGATGAACTGGGGATCAATGAGATTACCCAGGCCAAACCCTTTCAGGCGGCGCTGGCCTCAGGAGCTTCTTTTATTGCGGGCGGTATACTTCCTCTGCTGGTGGCCCTGCTGGCGCCGGTCCGGTACATGGTGCTGAGTGAATATGTATGCGCGATCCTTTTCCTGGCTTTTGCCGGCATGGTAGCAGCGCGGGCCGGTGGTTCCAGTGTGCTCAAAGGGATTATGAGGGTTTGTTTCTGGGGCACCGTTGCTATGGGCGCATCAGCGTTGGTGGGTTATTTGTTCGGAGTACAAACGGGTTAGGTTTAACGTTTAAGATAGATTTTACTTGATACCTGATGCCGGGTGCTTCCATCCTGGTATTCATAACAAGGATGCAGCTTTTATTCAGAGAAAATTTATCGGGTTACAACGTGATTTTCACTTTTTCACTGGATCGTTTAAATTCCCCGGAGGGACCGGGGTTAATCTTTTCTTAATTCGTTTTTTGTAGTGACCGTTTTAGCGGCTCCTTATGATATTTTTGTTTGGTGCCTGTTTAAAAGCAGCGCACGACCAAGGCGTATGAAAAGATTGATACTTTCTGTTTTATTTGTTTGTTTTTGTTCTTCGTTATTTTCCCAGGTATATAAACTGGAAACCGTATTTTCTGAGAGGGGGCAGACCACCTTTCTTTCTTACTGGAAGCAGCTGGATAAGGAGTCTTTAAAGGAAAGAAAAGATACCTTTTCACTTTGGGGTTACCAGCTTTACCACGACAGCTGGGCAAGCGGGGCTTATGAAGTCGAATACTTTAAAGGAAGTGCTGCTGCCATGTATCAGCTGTTGCGGGAAATTGACGCTTTCTCAGAGAAGTATGGAAATGAAGATAAGGTGCTGACCCGTATCGAAGGCGTCCAGGTAAAAACACTCAGGCAAATGGGATTCCGGTATACATTGGTATTCGACAGGGAGAATAAAGTCGTTTGTAAGTTTACCCAAAAACAATGGAAGAACATCCTGACGGATTTTGAAACCTTCTGCAAAACAAATGGGATCAGCTATAACAGTTTCTGAGACTCAGAGGCTGCAAAGTATGGCCGCCGCTGCCTCCAGGGTTTCATCATTTTTTGCAAAGCTCAGCCGGACCTGCTTTATTCCCGGTGGGATCCGGTAAAAAGCACTGAGGGGAATGGTAGCTACTTTATGTTCCATGGCCAGCCAGCGGGCAAAAACCACATCTTCCATATCACTGACGGCGCTGTAATCGAACAGCTGGAAATAAGTGCCTTCCGACAGGGCATTGAGCCGGAATTTTGAAGACTGCATCCTGCTTACCAGGAGATTCCGTTTTGCCTGCAGCATCACGGATGCCGGTTCCTGGTCCGGAAGCAACAGGTATTTTGCCAGTGCGTACTGGGCCGGGGTGTTCACGCTGAAACCAAGGTACTGATGAATGGAACGGAAGGCTGCTGTAAGAGCAGGTGCTGCAATGACGAAACCCACTTTCCAGCCGGTGATATGGTACATCTTTCCAAAGGAGTAAACAGACAGTACCCGGCCTTCCAGTTCTTTTTGAAGAAACCCCGGAAGGTGTTGCGCTTCATCATATACAATGCTGTCATACACTTCATCGGAGATCACATAGATCTCCCGCTGACCGATAACGGAGGCAAGCTGGTCCCAGTCGGCCTGCGTCCATACCCTTCCGGTGGGGTTATGGGGCGTGTTGATGATGATGGCTCTTGTTTTCCCGGTAATGGCATCCCGGATCTGCTGCCAGTCGATCTCAAAATCTTTCTGCTCGTCGAGCCGGATGCACACAGGGACGCCGCCATTGATCTCTATAGCCGGTACATAACAGTCGAAGGCCGGTTCCAGGTAGATCACTTCATCTCCTTTGCTGATCACCGTTGTAAGTGCGGTAAAAATGCCATAGGTAGCGCCGGGTGTAATGGTTATGGTATCCGGTGAGCAAGAGCCGGAAGTATAGCGTTTATTAAAGCCAGCAGCAATGTTTTCCCGGAGCTCTGATAGCCCGGGCATGGGAGCATACTGATTATAACCTTCCACAGTAGCTGCTTTCAGCAGATCACTTAACGCCGGAAATACCGGGAAGTCGGGCAGGCCCTGGGAAAGATTGTATGCGTTCTCTTTCCGCGCAAGTGATGACATGGTGGTAAAGATATTGAGCGCTGCTGCTGAATGTTTGGGAGCTAAAGCCATGCGATGTTTTTATAAAACGGATCAGTTGGTGCCGTTCCATTCCCTGTAAAACTGTTCTACAAACTGTTCCATGAACCGGTGCCGGTCTTCCGCCATTTGTTTACCGGTGGCGGTATTCATCTTGTCTTTCAGCAGGAACAGTTTTTCATAAAAGTGATTGATGGTAGGTGCTTCGTTGTGCTTATAAGCCTCTTTAGTAGCATATAACACCGGTGGGATCGCAGGATCATAGAGCTTACGGTTCCTGAAACCGCCATAATTGAATGCCCGCGCAATGCCGATGGCACCTAAGGCATCGAGCCGGTCGGCATCCTGAACAATGTCCAGCTCGATCGATTTGTATCCGGCATCCTGGTAACTGCCCTTAAAGGAAATATGCCGGATAATATTTTCTACTGCGGTAATTACGGCTTCATCTGCCTGCTGCGCTTCCAGGAACTCCCTTGCAATACGGGGACCAATGGTCTCATCGCCGTTGTGGAATTTCGAGTCGGCAATATCATGCAGTAATGCACCCAATTCAACGATCAGCAGATCGGCTGTTTCCTGCGCTGCGATATGTTTTGCGGTATTCCAGACCCGTTCTATATGAAACCAGTCGTGACCGGCTTCGGCATGCAGCAGTTGCTGCTGTACAAAAACAAACGTCTTTTCAATTATCTCCCTGTGTGTAACCATGTGCTGTAAAACAATTCCGGAGCAAAGATATTTATTTCACGATAAGCGCAGTAAATTAAACGGGGTGTGCTAATTTTATCTTAAATGACGAATGCAACACCACATACAATAACGGACCTGCGGGAACGAATACAGGCCGCGGCGGCGGCATTAAAGGATGAAATGACCGCAAACCGGAGGCAGCTGCATCAGCATCCGGAGCTTTCTTTTAAAGAAGTACGTACTTCTGCATTTATAAAACAGCAGCTGGATCAGTGGGATATTCACTGGGAGGCGATTGCCGGAACCGGTGTTATTGCAGTAATACAGGGCGCAGGTCCTTCAGATAAAGTGATCGCGCTGCGGGCGGATATCGATGCATTGCCGATTGCTGAAGCAAATAATATTACTTATAAATCGGTAAACGAAG is from Niabella beijingensis and encodes:
- a CDS encoding oxygenase MpaB family protein produces the protein MVDAPARYTINTTSFDYYWKKGAGVALLQQLGRTPELSNADRFRHYLFEWDREGDAVIEQLYNKIGFIKAHKALEDYTGNRPVADEAKQVLDDFFGTFETTPSWLDHDKIDKGIELSQRSGIPGLLVLRNYCLMGGYESAAINKPLIYTGALKKGAAKRLTETTLFWVNITRTGAFKKNGNGLFHVISTRLIHSYSRVSILDKTDWDTAQWGIPLNTWDMLATQLGFSLVFLTGLRRMGFRPSAEETAGLFHLWKYIGYLLGIPLELLPENEQEAIEALYYWTMTQSKGDADSVALAKALISETVDSGFPRQVLLRKLMQQLHLFYNYYFLGTYSCRLLQIPKPVVGNIAHLFLWRLRWLEGKMKRPEFREKAIRNGGARQANALDIYLKYKRH
- a CDS encoding FMN-binding negative transcriptional regulator; protein product: MYIPSINKMTGQDEIRSFIERFSFGTIITAAPDGLPVATHLPFLVEQDAGELVLISHFARANPQWKQVENNESVLVIFQEPHAYISPTHYEKELNVPTWNYIAVHVYGKGTLITKQEEVFGILDQTVAHYEEAYKAQYERLPEDFKYKMSQGITAFKIRATEIQGKKKLSQNKTANEQEKIIHTLSKSEDSSERHIAAYMQQNAKPL
- a CDS encoding VIT1/CCC1 transporter family protein; this encodes MENEPLLEVHYINRSGWLRAAVLGANDGILSTSSLVIGVAAATELRNPIILAALAGIVAGAFSMAAGEYVSVSSQSDIETADLKREERELATMPDIELKELAKIYERRGLAPELAMEVAGALTAHNALEAHAKDELGINEITQAKPFQAALASGASFIAGGILPLLVALLAPVRYMVLSEYVCAILFLAFAGMVAARAGGSSVLKGIMRVCFWGTVAMGASALVGYLFGVQTG
- a CDS encoding methionine aminotransferase, giving the protein MALAPKHSAAALNIFTTMSSLARKENAYNLSQGLPDFPVFPALSDLLKAATVEGYNQYAPMPGLSELRENIAAGFNKRYTSGSCSPDTITITPGATYGIFTALTTVISKGDEVIYLEPAFDCYVPAIEINGGVPVCIRLDEQKDFEIDWQQIRDAITGKTRAIIINTPHNPTGRVWTQADWDQLASVIGQREIYVISDEVYDSIVYDEAQHLPGFLQKELEGRVLSVYSFGKMYHITGWKVGFVIAAPALTAAFRSIHQYLGFSVNTPAQYALAKYLLLPDQEPASVMLQAKRNLLVSRMQSSKFRLNALSEGTYFQLFDYSAVSDMEDVVFARWLAMEHKVATIPLSAFYRIPPGIKQVRLSFAKNDETLEAAAAILCSL
- a CDS encoding HD domain-containing protein, which gives rise to MVTHREIIEKTFVFVQQQLLHAEAGHDWFHIERVWNTAKHIAAQETADLLIVELGALLHDIADSKFHNGDETIGPRIAREFLEAQQADEAVITAVENIIRHISFKGSYQDAGYKSIELDIVQDADRLDALGAIGIARAFNYGGFRNRKLYDPAIPPVLYATKEAYKHNEAPTINHFYEKLFLLKDKMNTATGKQMAEDRHRFMEQFVEQFYREWNGTN